A stretch of DNA from Anopheles ziemanni chromosome 3, idAnoZiCoDA_A2_x.2, whole genome shotgun sequence:
ACACTACTACAATTTACTACGTGACCTAACTTTATTCAAATATGAATTGCTTAACTAGACACTAAAGCGACGAACGTACGACCGACGAGAGAGCTGACGAAGAAGAGTTTTTGGCaaagaacttgtttttgatattactaatttttatgttgcattttcatttacagGGATTTTCATATGGTATCATAACAGCACCAGCATTATTTCTatctgcagcacatgatattccaattgcatcagttgattttataacgcgaCCCGGATTAAAGCGGCTTCAACCGGACTCAACCGCATTTTCTGTCGGCACCGGTGCATCCGGTTGATGATTTTTATGATaacatttttataataatacttcaaattttaaataaaatcagacATGGTTAATACTGAACATATACATAACACTGTATATGTTCAGTTTTAACCATAACATTTGTGTTCAAGTATTTATAAATTAAGACAGTTTCGCAAACCGAAAGACAGTTTCGCAAAACATATGCAATAGAAAGTCAATAATTTGGTTTTACATTGTAtggtattttaaaacatttacaaccACGTGCTTGCTTCTCAATGCCCACTGTGCATTCGAGTGTTTGATTTCGTTCTGACGTTTGCGCTGCTGTCATCGCGAATGTTTTGGTTTCTTGTTTTGGCCAGACGAAATTGTCACTTCCCATGATAGCAAGGTCTTTGTTTTCGTGTCAGTAATTTAAAGATCGCAGAAAAAGGGCGAgattaaattaatcaatttaatCAGTGAAAGTAGCACATGTCTACAGTGCTCGATTgtagtttgtgttttgttggtgCGTAGTGTGTGCTGCCGAAAATGTCTTGTGAAGTGAAACTTCTCTCAAACATAGACGATCTGAGCGAGGTGCAGGAGCAATTCGGATTGCGATCAGGTTGGTGTCCTCGTTGCGTTTTACTTTACAGGAAATAATCCTTGCCTTGTGTTTGCACAGAAGAAAACTGGCTAAATGCGGTGAGCTACGCACTGTCTCCAGCGGGAGACATTCTGGCGTTCGGACACGGATCGATACTAGTGGTGCTAGCCTCCCGCTGGGACCGCCAGCGCCAGCTGAATGTTTATAAAACGGTCTGGCGGGGAGCGATCGATGACCCCAATCGCATCATAACGAGCATACTGTGCACGCCAATCGTTGGCCAGGGTCAGAGCTCGCAATCTATGGTAGACTTCAGTTACATCATCGTCGGGCTGGACAGTGGGCAGCTGCTGTTCTATGGCGAGAATGGCACCCTCATCCATTCGCAGATATTCCAGCAGGAGCCCATTCAGGCGCTCAAAGCGCAAAGTGGTAAACATATCAACGAGGAGCTGTACGTGATGTACCCGTCCTGCAGCGTGATCCTCCAGGGCTCGCAGGTGTTCCCGTTACTGCGTAGCCTCCGGCAGCAAATCAATCGGTACGGCATCGGCAGCCCGAAAGTCAACGAAGCGCAAGAGACGATTGCGTGCCGGAAATGGAGCTATGAGAAAGGGATGACAATTGTGGACGCGGTCGTTGTAGGCCCACAGAAAAGCTGCACCTTTGATCATCTGTTGACGGCTAGCTTGGAGGGGGGCTTTTTCGCCAAGTATCGACATTCGGCACCGCAGAATTCGCTCATTATTGCGACGGGCAGCAAACCGTACGTTGGCTTTCATTACGCCAAGGAAGGCTTCACGCAGCCAGTGCTGGCGGATGTTGCACGAGCAGTGGCCAGTAAAATAAAGTCCGCCTTACCGTAAGTAGTACACGTAAACTTAGTTTATCTTCTCTTCCTCTATGCaaattcgtttcgtttttcgttttagaTCATGGCTTGGTGGAGGTGGGACGTCCGCACAACAACAGGCAACCGTAGAACCACAGCTTCCGCCTTCCGAACCATTGATTTGTCGATTCGGTCTATGCGACCTGCAGCGTAACGCGTTTGCCGTATGGCTTGCCCCGAACTACCAGCTAGCCGCTGTGGCCGATAATCTCGGTCGCGTCATTCTAGTCGACTGCCAGCGTGGGCTCGCGTTACGCATCTGGAAAGGCTACCGTGATGCCCAGTGCGGCTTTGTCGAGGTACCGGAAAAGTTACCGAAGGAATCATCCTCAACGGCCGGCCAATCGACCCGCAAGCTGGACCGCCGTAAGGCTCTATTCCTCGTCATCTACGCTCCCCGTCGCTCGGTGCTGGAGGTGTGGTCCCTTCGCTCCGGCGGCCCGAAAGTAGCCGCATTTACTGCGGCCAAAAACGGGCAGCTGATCTACAACACACACAGCCAGATGGGGATCACGAGCGGGGCTAGCAAGATCAAGTATACCGGACACGGGTGCACCTTTCTCGATCTTTCCGATAGCAGTCTGAAGGAGATCGTCATACCGTTTCACTGCGCGCTGAGCGACGCCAAGTCGAAGGTGGCAAAGGATTTGCATCTGCTGAAGCgtttgaaaatttgtctaaaGACGGGCGATGGAAGCGAGGCGGAGGAATTAGAGGAGATGAGTGATATGTGTCGAAACTTTGAAACGGACGAGATCCGATTGCAGTGCGTTGAAATGTTGGCCAAGCAGCGCAAGATTCGTCCGAAACTGTTCGCTGCTATCGTGGATATCTTCGCCGAGGTGGCTGTGGAAGGCTCGTGCATGAGCACTACTCTAGCTCCATCGGAAATATCGACCGAGCTGGAGGAAGCTGACGTGGAGGAAGATATGGACGTCCGATCGATGTCCATGCAGGCGGGCAAAAGCCCGCTAAGAGTAATGTGTGAGAACTATCAAAAGTTGGTAATGTTCTACCAGTACCTTCATGGGGATATACCTTCGATCGATatgatggaagtgaaacagATGAAAGATGTGGAATCACCGAACACGGCCGAGGACGAGCAGCAAGAGCAGAAGGTAGGCGAGAAGCAGGTGAATGTGAAACTCTCCGAGCAGGAGCTTACTGTGATCGAGCAACTGATTGAACTGATTCGTATGAACGAAACGGAAGGTTTGCATGCAGGGCTGAACGGTGCGGTATCAGGAATCGGGCCGTCCACTGCCAGAGGCGTAAAGTTCGACGAGAGTGCAGCTTCCGGAGTGCGTAACGCTAGTTTTATGGAGTACCTTTCTTCGTTCAACGTGATGAATGACGATCTCATTCTGCTTCGCGAGGAGAGCGGACCAAACGCCTACGCAAGTTTGGGAAAGATTATCTTCGAGCGGTTGTACCGGTTCGATCAGCATCGGCTGGTTGGATTTGTGGCATCGGCAGAGGCTTGTGGTATGATGCCCGAGGATCTGTTGCGACTCTTCCTTGCCTACTGGCTGCGGTTACCGTTCACCTATCGAGACACGGCCGCCCTGGTGGATGATTTGAATCGGTTCAGCGCGGTCCTGCATCAGATTTGTCTGCTCGCCCGAGAAAAGACACATTTTGAGAACAATGCGCTCTGCCTGTGGTGGCAATCGGTGCGTGAGTATCTGCTCGAGTCTCCGTGTGCACTGAGAGGGCTGCTGGCAGCACTAATGTGCCGCAACGAGGCACTTCGGCACGAAAATCGGCGCCGGAGTGATGACGCAGAAACAGAAGCGGCGGATGAACAGTTCGAGCAGGTCTCGCAGGAAGCTTGCCAGTGGATGCTGCTCATCTACAAGCTGGAGGACGTGGCGATATTGGGCACGATTTTGGCCGACTGCGTACGCTGCCGGCGTCCCCGCTGGCCCACGCTCAAGTACCACAAGCCGGTGGTGAGTCTGAAGGAAATTCTGACCGGAGGGAAGGGGATAGTGTCGGAGCTGGCGGCGAAGTGGGTTGCTTCGACCGGTATCGAGCCGGCCATGCTGGTGATTGAGGTACCCCAGGAAGCGACCGAAACGGAACCAAAGCCgggcgatggtggtggtgatccAAAAGCGAACACTTCGCCGAGCAAAGAATCGACGGAGCGCGCTGATCGAAAGGAGCGAAACAGAAGACTGGCGCTAATCAAAGCGAACTTGCTGCAAACGTCCGAGTACGGTCCGGCCAAAGACGGTGGCGAGCAAGAAGAACTGGATCCGGTGCTGTACAACCTGAACATTCTACGGTTGCATTTCCCGTTCAGTCTCGACTCGGGGCAGCTGTTGGCGCAACTGGCCTGGGAGTATATCGGGGCGTGGAGTAGAAACATGCCGAATGTCGCCTGTCTGCAGGCTGGCCTTGCGTGTTTGACTGCAATTCCGCGACTGCAGTACTCGATCAAGCACGGGCTGTGCTGCATGATCTGGAACGCGCATCTCAAGATTCCGCTCGAGGCAACGAAGAAGCTGGTCAACAAGGTGGGCCGCCTGCCGAAGGAAAAGTTGTGCCTGCAGGATATCGGCATTAGTGACGCGCTGGTGCCGCAGTTCCTCGAGTGCTGCCTGGAGTTTTTCGACCAGTTCGCGGGCAGCATCGACCATGACAAACTTGAGCTACGCTTCGAGGACCTGCTGCAAGAGGGTCCGGTTCCGCTGACGGTGCTCGCAACGCAGCAGAACTCGGCCAACATGGCCCTGCTCCGGCTGCATCAGGAGCTTACCACCACGCTTCTCATACTGACGTCGTTTAGCGTGCGGTACGCCAACAAACCGATCCAGCAGCTGTTCGATGGGATGGCCAATCAGGCGTTCTTTAGTGAGATCAATCGGCAGCTAAGTGCGACCAATGCACTGCCGAAAGCGGATCAGTTGCTGCGTAAGGCACGGATCGAATTTTTGTGCCGCACCGTGACCGCTACGATGGACCTGATCCGTGAGGATATGGAGACGGTATACTATGCGGATCACAACAGCTGGATGGACACTATCGAGAGATTGGCTGGTGCCTGGGAGCTGGAGTTTGGTGATATACGAAAGCATCAGGTAAATATTAAACGTTCTACCGTTCACAAATTCCGATAATAATTTGGtgacgtttgcattaaaaaaaaattgacaaactTTTATCGGCGATGGGAAAACCCCTAGGCAAGATAAAAGaataatgtaaattttatttctttgccAAACttgggtttaaaaaaatatttcaacggCCAGTTAGATGGCCTAAGGGCAGTTTTCCGGAACTTTAACTATGTTTGTTGGCATGTTTTTTCATGTGGCATGTGGACACATTTGATATTTATTGTAACATGTTTCAAAAGAAACGTAAATTATCAAAATTCTTTTCCAGTCGGTGCCATCTAGCTTCAAATGCGTTACAACATCCAAGAACATTTCACCAGAGCTTTTTCTTCTCGAATGACT
This window harbors:
- the LOC131286435 gene encoding rab3 GTPase-activating protein non-catalytic subunit, yielding MSCEVKLLSNIDDLSEVQEQFGLRSEENWLNAVSYALSPAGDILAFGHGSILVVLASRWDRQRQLNVYKTVWRGAIDDPNRIITSILCTPIVGQGQSSQSMVDFSYIIVGLDSGQLLFYGENGTLIHSQIFQQEPIQALKAQSGKHINEELYVMYPSCSVILQGSQVFPLLRSLRQQINRYGIGSPKVNEAQETIACRKWSYEKGMTIVDAVVVGPQKSCTFDHLLTASLEGGFFAKYRHSAPQNSLIIATGSKPYVGFHYAKEGFTQPVLADVARAVASKIKSALPSWLGGGGTSAQQQATVEPQLPPSEPLICRFGLCDLQRNAFAVWLAPNYQLAAVADNLGRVILVDCQRGLALRIWKGYRDAQCGFVEVPEKLPKESSSTAGQSTRKLDRRKALFLVIYAPRRSVLEVWSLRSGGPKVAAFTAAKNGQLIYNTHSQMGITSGASKIKYTGHGCTFLDLSDSSLKEIVIPFHCALSDAKSKVAKDLHLLKRLKICLKTGDGSEAEELEEMSDMCRNFETDEIRLQCVEMLAKQRKIRPKLFAAIVDIFAEVAVEGSCMSTTLAPSEISTELEEADVEEDMDVRSMSMQAGKSPLRVMCENYQKLVMFYQYLHGDIPSIDMMEVKQMKDVESPNTAEDEQQEQKVGEKQVNVKLSEQELTVIEQLIELIRMNETEGLHAGLNGAVSGIGPSTARGVKFDESAASGVRNASFMEYLSSFNVMNDDLILLREESGPNAYASLGKIIFERLYRFDQHRLVGFVASAEACGMMPEDLLRLFLAYWLRLPFTYRDTAALVDDLNRFSAVLHQICLLAREKTHFENNALCLWWQSVREYLLESPCALRGLLAALMCRNEALRHENRRRSDDAETEAADEQFEQVSQEACQWMLLIYKLEDVAILGTILADCVRCRRPRWPTLKYHKPVVSLKEILTGGKGIVSELAAKWVASTGIEPAMLVIEVPQEATETEPKPGDGGGDPKANTSPSKESTERADRKERNRRLALIKANLLQTSEYGPAKDGGEQEELDPVLYNLNILRLHFPFSLDSGQLLAQLAWEYIGAWSRNMPNVACLQAGLACLTAIPRLQYSIKHGLCCMIWNAHLKIPLEATKKLVNKVGRLPKEKLCLQDIGISDALVPQFLECCLEFFDQFAGSIDHDKLELRFEDLLQEGPVPLTVLATQQNSANMALLRLHQELTTTLLILTSFSVRYANKPIQQLFDGMANQAFFSEINRQLSATNALPKADQLLRKARIEFLCRTVTATMDLIREDMETVYYADHNSWMDTIERLAGAWELEFGDIRKHQIIELYAHGWDTYAHELLENVVADHTFANLLLTIAGRRLALYTKANPSSWAQIASVGPLLTDYLDTLVSNSSYGPPLRFAETDEATLQTAAGGDLFIEKITKLTEKAFNSLSSLAVNTKGTSKELRVAGMIFDACATIKDHRN